One genomic window of Streptomyces sp. WP-1 includes the following:
- the tdh gene encoding L-threonine 3-dehydrogenase — MKALVKDKAEPGLWLTDVPEPAIGAGDVLIKVQRTGICGTDLHIRAWDGWAQQTISTPLVLGHEFVGEVVEVGRGVTDVQVGDRVSGEGHLVCGKCRNCLAGRRHLCRATVGLGVGRDGAFAEYVALPATNVWVHRVPVDLDVAAIFDPFGNAVHTALSFPLVGEDVLITGAGPIGLMAAAVARHAGARNVVVTDVSEERLQLARKIGVSLALNVAETTIADGQRELGLREGFDIGLEMSGRPEAMRDMIANMTHGGRIAMLGLPAQEFPVDWARIVTSMITIKGIYGREMFETWYAMSVLLEGGLDLAPVITGRYDYRDFESAFADAAGGKGGKVILDWTA; from the coding sequence GTGAAGGCGCTGGTCAAGGACAAGGCGGAGCCCGGACTCTGGCTGACGGACGTCCCGGAGCCCGCGATCGGGGCCGGCGACGTACTGATCAAGGTCCAGCGGACCGGTATCTGCGGCACCGACCTGCACATCCGGGCCTGGGACGGCTGGGCGCAGCAGACGATCAGCACCCCGCTGGTGCTCGGGCACGAGTTCGTCGGCGAGGTCGTGGAGGTCGGCCGGGGCGTCACCGACGTCCAGGTCGGCGACCGGGTCAGCGGCGAGGGCCACCTGGTGTGCGGCAAGTGCCGCAATTGCCTGGCCGGGCGCCGCCATCTGTGCCGGGCCACCGTCGGCCTCGGCGTCGGCCGCGACGGCGCGTTCGCCGAGTACGTCGCCCTGCCCGCGACCAACGTCTGGGTGCACCGCGTCCCGGTCGACCTCGATGTCGCCGCGATCTTCGACCCGTTCGGCAACGCCGTGCACACCGCGCTGTCCTTCCCGCTGGTCGGCGAGGACGTCCTGATCACCGGCGCCGGACCGATCGGCCTGATGGCCGCCGCCGTCGCCCGGCACGCGGGCGCCCGCAACGTCGTCGTCACCGACGTCAGCGAGGAGCGCCTCCAGCTGGCCCGCAAGATCGGCGTGAGCCTCGCGCTGAACGTCGCCGAGACCACCATCGCCGACGGACAGCGGGAGCTGGGGCTGCGCGAGGGCTTCGACATCGGCCTGGAGATGTCCGGCAGGCCCGAGGCCATGCGCGACATGATCGCCAACATGACGCACGGCGGCCGGATCGCCATGCTCGGCCTGCCCGCCCAGGAGTTCCCCGTCGACTGGGCCCGGATCGTCACCTCGATGATCACCATCAAGGGCATCTACGGCCGGGAGATGTTCGAGACCTGGTACGCGATGTCGGTGCTGCTGGAGGGCGGCCTCGACCTCGCCCCCGTGATCACCGGCCGGTACGACTACCGCGATTTCGAGTCGGCCTTCGCGGACGCCGCCGGCGGCAAGGGCGGCAAGGTCATCCTCGACTGGACCGCGTAA
- a CDS encoding GAF domain-containing protein — translation MSYEPSRPVRGLLLTPEDKEAPARVRRLRALGLGERPDPALDAFADHLARLTGAPYAMVNFVGEERQYFAGLCVPAVAPLPGEDGGRAQWGRTLPRDHGFCPHVVVRRKALVLDDVRDYPRFAGNPVVDEYGIRSYLGAPLLDGTGMTLGTVCAADTGPRAWGRAGLETIKSLAADLVVRIERSARDGLPI, via the coding sequence ATGAGCTACGAGCCGTCCCGGCCGGTCCGCGGTCTGCTGCTCACCCCCGAGGACAAGGAGGCCCCCGCCCGCGTCCGGCGGCTGCGGGCACTCGGCCTCGGGGAGCGCCCCGACCCCGCGCTCGACGCTTTCGCGGACCATCTCGCCCGCCTCACCGGCGCGCCCTACGCCATGGTCAACTTCGTCGGCGAGGAACGGCAGTACTTCGCCGGCCTGTGCGTCCCGGCCGTCGCGCCGCTCCCGGGGGAGGACGGCGGCCGGGCGCAGTGGGGCCGGACCCTGCCCCGCGACCACGGGTTCTGCCCCCATGTGGTGGTCCGCCGCAAGGCCCTGGTCCTGGACGACGTCCGCGACTACCCCCGGTTCGCGGGCAACCCGGTCGTGGACGAGTACGGCATCCGCTCCTACCTCGGCGCCCCGCTCCTCGACGGCACCGGCATGACGCTCGGCACCGTGTGCGCCGCCGACACCGGGCCGCGCGCCTGGGGCAGGGCAGGGCTGGAGACGATCAAGTCGCTGGCCGCCGATCTCGTCGTACGGATCGAACGCAGCGCACGGGACGGGCTGCCCATCTGA
- a CDS encoding ATP/GTP-binding protein, which yields MDYDDSSDPFPTALKILVAGGFGVGKTTFVGAVSEIAPLSTEELLTTVSAATDSLEGIENKMETTVAMDFGRISLDPDHVLYLFGTPGQERFWFMWDELSEGALGAVILADTRRLQDCFAAVDFFEERGIGFIVAVNEFDGGHRYDTEEVRAAIDLDPEVPVVRCDARISSSGVGTLLALVRHLLAHTPEHAPSHGAAHR from the coding sequence ATGGACTACGACGACAGCTCTGACCCGTTCCCCACCGCGCTCAAGATCCTCGTGGCGGGCGGGTTCGGGGTCGGCAAGACCACCTTCGTGGGCGCGGTCAGCGAGATCGCCCCGCTGAGCACGGAGGAGCTGCTCACCACGGTCAGCGCCGCGACCGACAGCCTCGAAGGCATCGAGAACAAGATGGAGACCACGGTCGCCATGGACTTCGGCCGGATCTCCCTCGATCCGGACCATGTGCTCTACCTGTTCGGCACCCCCGGGCAGGAGCGGTTCTGGTTCATGTGGGACGAGCTGTCCGAGGGCGCGCTCGGCGCGGTGATCCTCGCCGACACCCGCCGGCTCCAGGACTGCTTCGCCGCCGTGGACTTCTTCGAGGAACGCGGAATCGGCTTCATCGTCGCCGTCAACGAGTTCGACGGGGGCCACCGCTACGACACCGAGGAGGTGCGCGCCGCCATCGACCTCGACCCCGAGGTGCCGGTCGTGCGCTGCGACGCCCGGATCTCCAGCTCCGGCGTGGGGACCCTGCTGGCCCTCGTCCGCCATCTGCTCGCCCACACCCCGGAGCACGCGCCGAGCCACGGCGCCGCGCACCGGTGA
- a CDS encoding DUF742 domain-containing protein: MAAAGDGPWLDDAAGRLVRPFTVSNGRTEPSVALDLISQVMATGVTPLGYLGPEHAQALDLCRAPVSVAEVAAHLKLPAVVTKILLADLVDCEALTTKPPAFHHTPTDRSLLEAVLDGLRRQL, encoded by the coding sequence GTGGCCGCGGCCGGCGACGGGCCCTGGCTGGACGACGCGGCCGGACGGCTGGTACGCCCGTTCACGGTCAGCAACGGCCGCACCGAACCCAGCGTCGCACTCGATCTGATCTCCCAGGTGATGGCCACCGGGGTCACCCCGCTCGGCTACCTCGGCCCCGAGCACGCCCAGGCGCTCGACCTGTGCCGGGCACCCGTCTCGGTCGCCGAGGTCGCCGCCCACCTGAAACTGCCCGCCGTGGTCACCAAGATCCTGCTCGCGGACCTGGTCGACTGCGAAGCGCTGACCACCAAGCCCCCCGCGTTCCACCACACTCCCACCGACCGGTCCCTGCTGGAGGCAGTGCTCGATGGACTACGACGACAGCTCTGA
- a CDS encoding roadblock/LC7 domain-containing protein, producing the protein MASDAPTAHASDLDWLLSGLVQRVPHTSSAVLLSCDGLVKAVHGLDPDSADHMAALASGLYSLGRSAGVRFGDGGDVRQVVVELASTLLFVTTAGSGTCLAVMAGREADAAVLGYEMAMLVKSVRPYLITAPRQHAGGPTAPRH; encoded by the coding sequence ATGGCGAGCGATGCGCCGACCGCTCACGCATCCGACCTCGACTGGCTGCTCAGCGGCCTCGTGCAGCGCGTACCGCACACCAGCAGCGCGGTGCTCCTGTCCTGCGACGGGCTGGTGAAGGCCGTGCACGGCCTCGACCCGGACAGCGCCGACCACATGGCCGCCCTCGCCTCCGGCCTGTACTCGCTCGGCCGCAGCGCGGGCGTCCGGTTCGGGGACGGCGGCGACGTACGGCAGGTCGTCGTGGAACTCGCCTCGACCCTGCTGTTCGTCACCACCGCCGGATCCGGCACCTGTCTCGCCGTGATGGCGGGCCGCGAGGCCGACGCGGCCGTGCTCGGCTACGAGATGGCGATGCTGGTCAAGAGCGTGCGCCCCTACCTGATCACCGCCCCCAGGCAACACGCCGGCGGACCCACGGCGCCGAGGCATTGA
- a CDS encoding sensor histidine kinase KdpD has product MSHLRAPATRADRREGGRHGRPVARPAPALPETHIRPQLMRLAVLPPLAVALGATAAVLFTIRSTGARTGPVLWAVLGGAVTVAVAGILIAAVAADRAARGVAERIDALRRTAARGEADLQELVDALRQGEAPPQRPSRRRAPTDADDFELLAADLARAHEGAVTAVVRAAQLSSHAGNEQKLEVFVNLARRLQSLVHREISILDDLEHEIEDPDLLKGLFHVDHLATRIRRHAENLAVLGGAVSRRQWSNPVSMTEVLRSAIAEVEQYSRVKLVPPIDGELRGHAVADVIHLLAELIENATVFSAPGTQVLLRAGLVTSGLAVEVEDRGLGMPVGEQNRMNALLADPDQVNVASLLADGRIGLYVVSQLARRHGIGVRLQSNIYGGVQAVLVVPEALLGTPQAECAPETTALPPAQPRVEPPAPVWQAQQAQPVRPAPVPAPAPMSPSPAAHTEVHTHEDPPPLPVRDTHRERPTPAEAAPGIRARHRAVADEHDGVLPTPRADTVRGTMARPQLPRRRAQESLAPQLRGGPAPRQEGDTLGGHDPGLMAAFQRGIGLAEAAPPRTDREHLHAGHPGHAPLSVHPPAEPARPRVHRPEQEPPQGHLIQGDLRNSSAGPSPLSSGPSEGSAPAG; this is encoded by the coding sequence ATGTCTCACCTTCGCGCACCGGCCACCCGTGCCGACCGCCGGGAGGGCGGGCGGCACGGGCGGCCGGTCGCCCGACCCGCTCCCGCACTGCCCGAGACGCACATACGGCCCCAGCTGATGCGGCTCGCCGTGCTGCCCCCGCTCGCGGTCGCCCTCGGCGCCACCGCCGCCGTCCTGTTCACCATCCGCTCCACCGGCGCCCGCACCGGCCCCGTCCTGTGGGCCGTGCTCGGCGGCGCGGTCACCGTGGCCGTCGCGGGCATCCTGATCGCCGCCGTGGCCGCCGACCGCGCCGCCCGCGGTGTCGCCGAGCGCATCGACGCCCTGCGCCGCACCGCCGCGCGCGGCGAGGCCGACCTGCAAGAACTCGTGGACGCCCTGCGCCAGGGGGAGGCCCCGCCGCAGCGCCCGTCCCGCCGCAGGGCGCCCACGGACGCCGACGACTTCGAACTGCTCGCCGCCGACCTGGCCCGCGCGCACGAGGGCGCCGTCACCGCCGTCGTGCGGGCCGCCCAGCTCTCCAGCCACGCGGGCAACGAGCAGAAGCTCGAAGTGTTCGTCAACCTCGCGCGCCGGCTGCAGTCGCTCGTGCACCGTGAGATCTCCATCCTGGACGACCTGGAACACGAGATCGAGGACCCCGACCTGCTCAAGGGCCTCTTCCACGTGGACCACCTGGCCACCCGCATCCGGCGGCACGCCGAGAACCTCGCCGTGCTCGGCGGTGCCGTCTCCCGGCGCCAGTGGAGCAACCCGGTGAGCATGACCGAGGTGCTGCGCTCCGCCATCGCCGAGGTCGAGCAGTACTCCCGGGTCAAGCTGGTGCCCCCGATCGACGGCGAACTGCGCGGCCACGCCGTCGCCGACGTCATCCACCTGCTCGCCGAACTCATCGAGAACGCCACGGTGTTCTCCGCCCCCGGCACCCAGGTGCTGCTGCGCGCGGGCCTCGTCACCTCCGGGCTCGCCGTCGAGGTCGAGGACCGCGGGCTCGGCATGCCCGTCGGTGAACAGAACCGGATGAACGCCCTGCTGGCCGACCCCGACCAGGTCAACGTCGCCAGCCTGCTGGCCGACGGCCGCATCGGCCTCTACGTCGTCTCCCAGCTCGCCCGCCGGCACGGCATCGGCGTCCGGCTCCAGAGCAACATCTACGGCGGGGTCCAGGCCGTACTCGTCGTCCCCGAGGCCCTGCTGGGGACGCCGCAGGCGGAGTGCGCGCCGGAGACCACCGCCCTGCCGCCCGCACAGCCCCGGGTGGAACCGCCCGCGCCGGTGTGGCAGGCACAGCAGGCGCAGCCGGTACGACCCGCGCCCGTGCCCGCGCCCGCGCCGATGAGCCCAAGCCCCGCCGCGCATACGGAAGTTCATACCCACGAGGACCCGCCCCCGCTCCCCGTCCGCGACACCCACCGCGAGCGCCCCACCCCCGCCGAGGCCGCACCCGGCATCCGCGCCCGGCACCGCGCGGTGGCCGACGAGCACGACGGCGTCCTGCCCACCCCGCGTGCCGACACGGTGCGCGGCACCATGGCCAGGCCCCAACTGCCGCGCCGCCGGGCCCAGGAGAGCCTCGCCCCGCAGCTGCGCGGCGGCCCCGCGCCCCGGCAGGAGGGCGACACCCTCGGGGGCCACGACCCCGGACTGATGGCGGCCTTCCAGCGCGGCATCGGGCTCGCCGAGGCGGCCCCACCGCGAACGGACCGTGAGCATCTGCACGCCGGGCACCCCGGCCACGCACCGCTCTCCGTCCACCCGCCCGCCGAGCCCGCGCGCCCGCGCGTCCACCGCCCGGAGCAGGAGCCACCCCAAGGGCACCTGATACAGGGCGACCTGAGGAATTCCTCTGCCGGCCCGTCCCCCCTGTCCAGCGGCCCGTCCGAGGGAAGCGCACCGGCCGGCTGA
- a CDS encoding cupin domain-containing protein produces the protein MTTTPLAPVDLFAAALHIDRDGRVMAAERRMAGGDPGSWHLAAFHAETDADVHADHWEMHPEADEAVCCLTGAVRLHFRPAEPGGAEETVRLRAGSAVIVPRGRWHRVRLDAPSDLMSLTLRQGTRHERIEGQGGHAQ, from the coding sequence ATGACGACGACACCCCTCGCCCCCGTCGACCTGTTCGCCGCCGCGCTGCACATCGACCGGGACGGCCGGGTCATGGCCGCCGAGCGGCGGATGGCCGGCGGCGACCCCGGCTCCTGGCACCTCGCGGCGTTCCACGCGGAGACGGACGCCGATGTGCACGCCGACCACTGGGAGATGCACCCGGAGGCGGACGAGGCGGTGTGCTGCCTGACCGGCGCCGTCCGCCTCCACTTCCGGCCCGCCGAGCCGGGCGGTGCCGAGGAGACGGTGCGGCTGCGGGCGGGCTCCGCCGTGATCGTGCCCCGTGGCCGCTGGCACCGCGTACGGCTGGACGCGCCCAGCGACCTGATGTCGCTCACCCTGCGCCAGGGCACGCGACACGAGCGCATCGAAGGCCAAGGGGGACACGCTCAGTGA
- a CDS encoding TetR/AcrR family transcriptional regulator, whose amino-acid sequence MPQPSAPRRNPGRPPRFTREEVIGAARRIVAEEGVERLTMRRLATEIGSTPMALYHHVRNKEELLVLLLDDHAARTLRRTGMPAEPRERIVVAAAAIHRALADCPWIVEVLTADDLMSAAALWFVEQIVDGFVACGLTPERAVHGYRAIWYYTAGEIVVRTTADRRRADDDRPTYREQVFTGLEPGELPRLAELADAWGPLTAEDTYLDGLRALVEGLTDNG is encoded by the coding sequence ATGCCGCAGCCGTCCGCACCGCGCAGGAACCCTGGCCGACCTCCCCGTTTCACCCGCGAGGAGGTCATCGGGGCGGCCCGCCGGATCGTGGCCGAGGAGGGCGTGGAACGGCTCACCATGCGGCGGCTTGCCACGGAGATCGGCAGCACGCCGATGGCGCTCTACCACCATGTCCGCAACAAGGAGGAGTTGCTCGTCCTGCTGCTGGACGACCACGCGGCGCGGACGCTGCGCCGGACCGGGATGCCCGCCGAGCCGCGCGAGCGGATCGTCGTCGCCGCCGCCGCGATCCACCGGGCGCTCGCCGACTGCCCCTGGATCGTGGAGGTGCTGACCGCGGACGACCTGATGTCCGCCGCCGCGCTGTGGTTCGTCGAGCAGATCGTCGACGGTTTCGTCGCCTGCGGCCTGACGCCCGAGCGGGCCGTCCACGGATACCGCGCGATCTGGTACTACACCGCGGGGGAGATCGTGGTCCGTACGACCGCGGACCGCCGGCGCGCGGACGACGACCGCCCCACCTACCGGGAGCAGGTCTTCACCGGCCTCGAACCGGGCGAACTCCCCCGCCTGGCGGAACTCGCGGACGCCTGGGGCCCGTTGACCGCCGAGGACACCTACCTCGACGGCCTGCGGGCCCTGGTGGAGGGTCTCACCGACAACGGCTGA
- a CDS encoding MBL fold metallo-hydrolase: MTGPRSSTSGPRVPRPAAFGADPGGERLARIRRSPHFKDGVFQNPGGTARTRPSGSTLDFAKVFFDKETRPLRAPRGTVPVHPTTFADLARPPATGLRLTWAGHSSVLAEIDGHRVLFDPVWGERCSPLPFAGPKRLHPVPLPLAALGDVDVVVISHDHYDHLDLPTIKALAGTDTVFAVPLGVGAHLEHWGVSPDRLRELDWHESTRIGGITLTATPARHFCGRGLRNTQHTLWASWVVAGEEHRIYHSGDTGYFDGFKDIGAAHGPFDATMVQIGAYSEFWPDIHMRPDEGLRAHLDLQGGAPHGVLLPIHWGTFNLAPHPWAEPGEWTKEVAEEAGQAVALPRPGEPFEPAGKLPAEAWWRGVSGEVRRTWRSVGALVAEPPKRG, encoded by the coding sequence GTGACCGGTCCGCGTTCCTCGACCTCAGGGCCCCGTGTGCCGCGCCCGGCGGCCTTCGGCGCGGACCCGGGCGGTGAGCGGCTGGCACGCATCCGCCGCTCCCCGCACTTCAAGGACGGCGTCTTCCAGAACCCCGGCGGCACCGCGCGCACCCGGCCCTCCGGCTCCACGCTGGACTTCGCGAAGGTCTTCTTCGACAAGGAGACCCGCCCGCTGCGCGCCCCCAGAGGCACCGTCCCGGTGCACCCCACGACCTTCGCCGACCTCGCCCGGCCGCCCGCCACGGGCCTGCGGCTGACCTGGGCGGGGCACTCCAGCGTGCTCGCCGAGATCGACGGCCACCGGGTGCTGTTCGACCCGGTGTGGGGCGAGCGCTGCTCCCCGCTCCCCTTCGCCGGGCCCAAGCGGCTGCACCCCGTGCCGCTGCCGCTCGCCGCGCTCGGGGACGTCGACGTGGTGGTGATCTCCCACGACCACTACGACCACCTCGACCTGCCCACCATCAAGGCGCTGGCCGGGACCGACACCGTCTTCGCCGTGCCGCTCGGCGTCGGCGCCCACCTCGAACACTGGGGCGTCTCCCCGGACCGGCTGCGCGAACTGGACTGGCACGAGTCGACGCGTATCGGTGGCATCACCCTCACCGCCACCCCGGCCCGCCACTTCTGCGGCCGGGGCCTGCGCAACACCCAGCACACCCTGTGGGCCTCCTGGGTCGTCGCCGGCGAGGAGCACCGGATCTACCACAGCGGCGACACCGGCTACTTCGACGGCTTCAAGGACATCGGCGCCGCCCACGGCCCGTTCGACGCCACGATGGTGCAGATCGGGGCCTACAGCGAGTTCTGGCCGGACATCCACATGCGTCCCGACGAGGGGCTGCGCGCCCATCTGGACCTCCAGGGCGGCGCCCCGCACGGCGTGCTGCTGCCGATCCACTGGGGCACCTTCAACCTCGCCCCGCACCCGTGGGCCGAGCCGGGGGAGTGGACCAAGGAGGTCGCCGAGGAGGCCGGCCAGGCGGTCGCCCTGCCCCGCCCCGGCGAGCCCTTCGAGCCCGCCGGGAAGCTCCCGGCCGAGGCGTGGTGGCGAGGCGTGTCCGGCGAGGTCCGCCGCACCTGGCGCTCGGTCGGCGCCCTGGTCGCGGAGCCGCCGAAGCGCGGCTGA
- a CDS encoding Glu/Leu/Phe/Val dehydrogenase dimerization domain-containing protein, with protein MTAPLISLTWTDHVTGRQGFLVVDRLVRGVSSGGLRMRPGCTLEEVTGLARGMTMKEALHYDPEGRYVPLGGAKGGIDCDPRDPAAYGLLVRYLRAVRPYVESCWTTGEDLGLTQDLVDRAAAEAGLVSTVQAVYPLLDDEAAARARLADAFAVEVDGIGLDELAGGCGVAESVLTALDRAGMPHRGTRVAVQGLGTMGGATARFLSRAGLRVVAVADVEGTIANPDGLDVEALLAARDGYGTVDRSALRPADRRLPGDAWLAADAEVLVPAAVSYAVDASNQARIRARWIAEAANMPVLPQAEALLAARGVTVLPDVVVNSATNAWWWWTLFGDIGPDAEGAFAHVRRSMRALLTLVLDRAAADGTTPRAAAHAVAADRLPVLAERFGSYRRDGAGGVDGLG; from the coding sequence ATGACCGCCCCCTTGATCTCCCTCACCTGGACCGATCACGTGACCGGCAGGCAGGGCTTCCTCGTCGTGGACCGGCTGGTGCGGGGCGTGTCCAGCGGCGGGCTGCGGATGCGCCCCGGCTGCACGCTGGAGGAGGTGACCGGCCTGGCCCGGGGCATGACCATGAAGGAGGCCCTGCACTACGACCCCGAGGGCCGTTATGTCCCGCTCGGCGGCGCGAAGGGCGGCATCGACTGCGATCCGCGCGACCCGGCGGCGTACGGGTTGCTGGTGCGCTATCTGCGGGCGGTGCGGCCGTACGTCGAGAGCTGCTGGACGACCGGTGAGGACCTGGGCCTCACCCAGGACCTGGTGGACCGGGCGGCGGCCGAGGCGGGCCTGGTCTCCACCGTGCAGGCGGTGTACCCGCTGCTGGACGACGAGGCGGCGGCCCGGGCGCGGCTCGCGGACGCCTTCGCGGTCGAGGTGGACGGCATCGGCCTGGACGAGCTGGCCGGGGGCTGCGGGGTGGCCGAGTCGGTGCTGACCGCGCTGGACCGCGCGGGGATGCCGCACCGGGGGACGCGGGTCGCCGTGCAGGGCCTCGGCACCATGGGCGGGGCGACGGCGCGCTTCCTCTCAAGGGCGGGTCTGCGCGTGGTCGCGGTCGCCGATGTCGAGGGCACGATCGCCAACCCGGACGGCCTCGATGTCGAGGCGCTGCTCGCGGCGCGGGACGGCTACGGCACGGTCGACCGCTCCGCGTTGCGCCCCGCGGACCGCCGGCTGCCCGGTGACGCCTGGCTGGCGGCGGACGCGGAGGTGCTGGTGCCCGCGGCCGTGTCGTACGCCGTCGACGCCTCGAACCAGGCGCGGATCAGGGCCCGTTGGATAGCGGAGGCGGCCAACATGCCGGTGCTGCCGCAGGCGGAGGCGCTGCTGGCCGCGCGCGGGGTGACCGTGCTGCCGGACGTGGTGGTCAACTCGGCGACGAACGCCTGGTGGTGGTGGACCCTGTTCGGCGACATCGGCCCCGACGCGGAGGGGGCGTTCGCCCACGTCCGCCGTTCCATGCGCGCCCTGCTGACCCTGGTCCTCGACCGGGCGGCGGCCGACGGTACGACACCCCGCGCGGCGGCGCACGCCGTGGCGGCCGACCGGCTGCCGGTGCTCGCCGAGCGGTTCGGGTCGTACCGGCGGGACGGAGCGGGCGGAGTGGACGGACTAGGGTGA
- a CDS encoding TetR/AcrR family transcriptional regulator has protein sequence MARVRLSVAERQEELLRAAVEQIEARGVAAVRIADVAAALGVSNALVLYHFSTKEKLVAAAFAHAAEGDLAHLRKLLGRRTTALRRLRAAVRWYAPTGQAKGWRLWIEGWAVALREPALREVTRELDRRWKAALAEVIAEGVAAGEFTCPDPRAAALRLTALLDGLAVQLTSYPGSVPRARAQEWVDEALARELGVERGRLTGRA, from the coding sequence GTGGCGAGAGTGCGGTTGAGCGTGGCCGAGCGGCAGGAGGAGCTGCTGCGGGCCGCCGTCGAGCAGATCGAGGCGCGGGGCGTGGCGGCGGTCAGGATCGCCGATGTGGCGGCCGCGCTCGGGGTGAGCAACGCGCTGGTGCTGTACCACTTCTCGACCAAGGAGAAGCTGGTCGCCGCCGCGTTCGCGCACGCCGCCGAGGGCGATCTCGCGCATCTGCGCAAGCTGCTCGGGCGGCGGACGACCGCGCTGCGCCGGCTGCGGGCCGCGGTGCGCTGGTACGCGCCGACCGGTCAGGCCAAGGGCTGGCGGCTGTGGATCGAGGGCTGGGCCGTCGCCCTGCGCGAACCCGCCCTGCGCGAGGTCACCCGCGAGCTGGACCGCCGGTGGAAGGCGGCCCTCGCCGAGGTCATCGCCGAGGGCGTCGCCGCCGGCGAGTTCACCTGCCCCGACCCCCGGGCCGCGGCCCTGCGCCTGACCGCCCTCCTCGACGGCCTCGCCGTCCAGCTGACCTCGTACCCGGGCTCGGTACCGCGAGCGCGGGCGCAGGAGTGGGTGGACGAGGCGCTGGCCCGGGAACTGGGGGTGGAGCGGGGGAGGTTGACGGGGCGGGCTTGA
- a CDS encoding amidohydrolase, with protein sequence MSTKPTRTTYELPGLADLLAPTAEFYLDLHRHPELSGAEARTAARFADRLEADGYRVLRGIGGHGVAAELRNGEGPAVLLRAELDALPVAEATGAPYASTATTTGPDGRPVPVMHACGHDAHLACAAAAGRWLAARRDRWRGTLLLLGQPAEETLGGARAMLEDGLYDRVTPPDEVLAQHTAPFPAGMVAHAEGPVLAGSRTLSVAFEGDGGHAATAHLAADPLRAAAGLVTRLPEVAAGESGRPAVTATALRAGDTGHPGNVLPDRADLLVSLRGFSEPALDHAVADVVRLAHAEAATAAPRPRVTVTTVSRSGITVTDPEVTDGVRTAHRSAFGAARVTSWPPALATEDFPLLTGAGAPLHGHGGIRGCYWMLGATGPAQWAAAPGPDPAARLRALPANHSPRYLPSVRLTLQTGITAMVTGALARLGAGERAIG encoded by the coding sequence ATGAGCACCAAACCCACCCGAACCACCTATGAACTCCCGGGCTTGGCCGACCTGTTGGCGCCGACGGCCGAGTTCTACCTCGACCTGCACCGCCACCCCGAACTCTCCGGCGCCGAAGCGCGCACCGCCGCCCGGTTCGCGGACCGGCTGGAGGCCGACGGCTACCGGGTGCTGCGCGGCATCGGCGGCCATGGCGTCGCGGCCGAACTGCGCAACGGCGAGGGCCCCGCCGTCCTGCTGCGCGCCGAACTCGACGCGCTGCCGGTCGCCGAGGCCACCGGCGCGCCGTACGCCAGCACCGCCACCACCACCGGGCCCGACGGCCGTCCGGTGCCCGTGATGCACGCCTGCGGCCACGACGCCCACCTCGCCTGTGCGGCGGCCGCCGGACGCTGGCTCGCGGCCCGGCGGGACCGGTGGCGGGGCACGCTGCTCCTGCTCGGCCAGCCCGCGGAGGAGACCCTCGGCGGTGCCCGGGCCATGCTAGAGGACGGCCTGTACGACCGTGTCACCCCGCCCGACGAGGTCCTCGCCCAGCACACCGCGCCCTTCCCGGCCGGGATGGTGGCGCACGCCGAGGGCCCGGTGCTGGCCGGGAGCCGCACCCTGTCGGTGGCCTTCGAGGGCGACGGGGGCCACGCCGCCACCGCGCACCTCGCCGCCGACCCGCTGCGGGCGGCGGCCGGGCTGGTGACGCGGCTGCCCGAGGTCGCGGCCGGGGAGAGCGGGCGCCCCGCCGTCACCGCCACCGCGCTGCGCGCCGGGGACACCGGGCACCCCGGGAACGTGCTCCCCGACCGCGCCGACCTGCTCGTCTCCCTGCGCGGCTTCTCCGAACCGGCCCTCGACCACGCCGTCGCGGACGTCGTACGGCTGGCCCACGCCGAGGCCGCGACGGCCGCGCCGCGGCCCCGGGTCACCGTCACCACCGTCTCCCGCTCCGGGATCACCGTGACCGACCCGGAGGTCACCGACGGCGTGCGCACCGCCCACCGGTCCGCGTTCGGCGCCGCCCGCGTCACATCCTGGCCCCCCGCCCTGGCCACCGAGGACTTCCCGCTCCTGACAGGCGCGGGCGCGCCGCTGCACGGCCACGGCGGCATCCGGGGCTGCTACTGGATGCTCGGCGCCACCGGCCCGGCCCAATGGGCCGCGGCCCCCGGCCCCGACCCCGCGGCGAGACTCCGCGCACTGCCGGCGAACCACTCGCCCCGCTACCTGCCGAGCGTGCGGCTGACGTTGCAGACGGGGATCACGGCGATGGTGACGGGGGCGTTGGCGCGGCTGGGGGCGGGGGAGAGGGCGATCGGCTGA
- a CDS encoding thiazolylpeptide-type bacteriocin, with product MSDNALASLAQEILDLESETFEITDYSDASEVMLGSSTSCSSTSTCSSTTSTTSCTA from the coding sequence ATGTCCGACAACGCCCTCGCCTCCCTCGCCCAGGAGATCCTGGACCTGGAGTCGGAGACCTTCGAGATCACCGACTACTCGGACGCCAGCGAGGTCATGCTCGGTTCGTCGACGAGCTGTTCCTCCACCAGCACCTGCTCCAGCACCACCAGCACCACCTCCTGCACCGCCTGA